The genomic segment CCGCCGGAGGCCACGCCGAACGGATCGCGGGTTTGCAGCGCGTGGGTAACGTCGAAAATCACCGGGCAACCGCCGGAGACCTGTTTCATCACGTTAAAGCCCAGCATGTCCACCACCAGGTTGTCATAGCCGAAATTGCTGCCGCGATCGCATAGGATCACCTGGTGATTGCCGGCTTCACGAAACTTGTCGACAATATTACCGACCTGCCCGGGGCTGATAAACTGCGGTTTTTTCACGTTGATCACCGCGCCGGTACGGGCCATGGCCTCCACCAGATCGGTCTGGCGCGCCAAAAACGCCGGTAGCTGGATAACATCGACCACGTCCGCTACGCTTTGCGCCTGGCCGACTTCGTGCACATCGGTGATGACCTTCACGTCAAACTGCGCTTTCAGCTCGGCAAAAATCTTCATGCCCTCTTCCAGGCCCGGTCCCCGATAGGAATGAATGGAGGATCGGTTGGTTTTATCAAACGACGCCTTAAACACGTAGGGAATACCCAGTTTTTCCGTCACGGTGACGTAGTGTTCGCAGATGCGCATCGCCAGATCGCGCGACTCCAGCACGTTCATGCCGCCGAACAGCACGAAGGGCAAATCATTCGCTACCTGAATGTCGCCAATATTGACCACCAACTGTTTCATGCTTCACCTTTTTAATTGAAATTAACCGGAAACCGCCGCCGGTCAATGTAGGGTAACCGATTTTTGCTCGATGGAGTGGATTTGGACCTTAATCATCTCGCTGACCGGGTCTTCCGGGCACTGCTCGACGAAGTAATTTAAATCGTTGAGCGCCACGTGGTCACATTCCAGCTCGACATAAATCAGACCGCGGTCGCGGATTTCGTAGGGATCCGCCGGGTCAAACTCCAGCATAGCCTCGCTGGCGCGTAGCGCTAGCTCCATTTGTTTTTCGTCCATCAGCGCGCCTTTCAGGGTATCCAACAATTTGCGCACCACGGTATTATTATCCGCCTCTTCAAGATCCTCTTCAGCAAGCTGCACCCCTTCACCCAGATTGCCGCGCAGCCAGATATCGAGCGTATGCGCGTCCAGCGGGTCGCCATTAATGGGGTTTATCAGCCACATTTCACCGTCGAGCCAGTCGGCGCGCAGGATCATCTGGGTAGGAAAAATCACCGGCAACAACGGGATTTCCAGCGCCTGGGCGATATGCAGCAGGATAATCCCCAGCGAAGCGGGCAAGCCCTGGCAGCGGGCCAGGACGTTATCCAGCCACAAGGCGTCGGACAAACGGTAAACGCCGCCGACGCCCCAAGTGCGGTAAAACAGCTCGAGAAGCTGGGCCAGTTGGTCATCCTGTACCAGGTCGGCGGGTATCTGACGCCGCGCTTCCTCCGTCAGGCTTTGCAATTGGGCGCGGACGTTATCATTAGCAAAATCGGGCCGAATGGCCTGGGTAACGCGCAGCATCCCCTAGCTTAGAGGATGCTGGTTATATTCAAAATCGGCAATCGTACTCATATTGGTCCTGTTAACAGGGTGGGCCTGGTTAGCGCCGACAAGGCAGCAACGGTGACGAACAACAGGCATCCGGGGGCAGATGACGCCCGGACGGGCGGAACGCGGGGGAAACTGCTGGCGGATGTGACCCATTCTGGTCATCGATCATCCCGTTGTCGCTCGTGCAGCACGCCTGTCCATTCCCTTATTAAAATCACTTTCCCTCTGGCAATCGCTGTCCCTGGCTCACGCGCTCATTGTCGCCGTAATCGCGCAGGGTAGCCGTCTGGCCAAAGCCCGCCTCGGCGAGCAGGGCGCGCACGGCCGGCCCCTGACGCCAGCCGTGCTCCAGCAGCAGCCAGCCGCCGGGCAGCAAATGCGGCCCCGCCTCGCTGCAAATCGCCGCCAAATCCTTAAGGCCATCCTCCCCCGCCACCAAAGCGCTACGCGGCTCAAAGCGCACGTCGCCCTGGGCAAGATGGGGATCGTCCGCCTCAATATAGGGTGGATTACTCACAATAAGACTATAGCGTTGCGCATGCAATGCTTTAAACCAGTCACTTTCATGGAACTGCACATTCGTCAGTCCCAGACGGGCGGCGTTATCACGGGCGAGCGCCACGGCGCCCGGCGAGCGATCGACGCCGGTTATCCGCCACGCAGGCCGGTCCGATGCTAGCGCCAGCGCGATGGCGCCGCTGCCGGTGCCCAAATCCAGCACCTCGGCGCGGGCGGGCGGCAATAGCGCCAGCGCGCGCTGGACTAAACATTCCGTGTCGGGACGTGGAATTAAGGTATTGGGCGATACACGCAGCCGCAGGGACCAAAATTCGCGTTCGCCAATAAGATAGGCCACGGGCTCGCCCCGTTCGCGGCGCGCAAGAAGCGTCTCAAGGGTCACGCATTGTGCGTCCATCAGCGGGGTTTCGCCGAAGACCAGCAGCCGAGTGCGCGTCGCCCCGGTTACCTGCGCCAGCAAGATTTCGGCATCGCGCTTGGCGCTGGGGCTCAACGATTCACGCAGCCGGGCCGCGGCCTGCGTCAGCCATTGCTGCCAGGTCATCAGGGCGTCTCGGACAACGCGGCGAGCTGATCGGCCTGATACTCCTGCATGATGGGTTGGAGCAGCATATCCAGCTTGCCTTCGATCACTTCCTCCAGCCGGTACAGCGTCAGGCCGATGCGGTGATCGGTCACCCGCCCCTGCGGGAAATTGTAGGTACGGATGCGATCGGAGCGATCGCCGCTGCCCAGCAGGTTGCGCCGCGTGGAGGACTCCTCCTGCTGCCGGCGCTGGACTTCGGCGGCGCGCAAACGCGCGCCCAGCACCGCCAGGGCTTTAGCTTTATTCTTGTGCTGGGAGCGTTCGTCCTGGCACTCCACCACCAGCCCGGTGGGCAGATGGGTAATGCGGATTGCCGAGTCGGTGGTGTTGACGTGCTGACCGCCCGCGCCGGAGGAGCGGAAGGTATCGATGCGCAGATCGCCGGCGTTGATTTCCGGCAGTTCCGCCTCCGGGATTTCCGGCATCACCGCCACGGTGCAGGCCGAGGTGTGGATGCGCCCCTGGGATTCCGTTTCCGGCACCCGCTGCACGCGATGGCCGCCGGATTCAAATTTCAACAGGCCGTAAGCCCCTTCATGGGACACTTTGGCGATGACCTCTTTAAAGCCGCCGTGCTCGCCGTCGCTGGCGCTGACGATCTCCACCTTCCAGCGGCGGGTCTCGGCGAAACGGCTGTACATACGAAACAGATCGCCCGCGAACAGCGCCGCCTCATCGCCGCCGGTACCGGCACGCACTTCCAGGAAACAGCCGCGTTCATCGTCGGGATCCTTCGGCAGCAGCAGCACCTGAAGCTGCTGCTCCAGCCGTTCCCGGTTGGCGCGCGAGGCCAGCAGCTCCTCTTGCGCCATATCGCGCATTTCCGGGTCCTGCTGCAGGTGTTCCGCGGTGTGGATATCTTCTTGCACCTGGCGCCAGCGCTGAAAACAATTTGTCACATCAGACAGCTGCGCGTACTCCTTCGACAGGACGCGAAAACGCGCCTGATCGGCAATGACGCCGGGATCGCCGAGCAGGACTTCCACTTCTTCACGGCGCTCTTGCAACGCCTCCAATTTGGCGACTATCGTGGGCTTCATGCGTGGTGTATTTACCTTATGTGTTTCAGTGCGTGTCCAGTCCGAGACCGTCACGCAAAATGTGTAGTCGCTCGGCGTCGCCTTCGCGGGCGGCCTGCTGCAGCGATTTGGTCGGCGCGTGAATGAGACGGTTGGTCAGCT from the Candidatus Sodalis pierantonius str. SOPE genome contains:
- the sirB1 gene encoding invasion regulator SirB1; this encodes MLRVTQAIRPDFANDNVRAQLQSLTEEARRQIPADLVQDDQLAQLLELFYRTWGVGGVYRLSDALWLDNVLARCQGLPASLGIILLHIAQALEIPLLPVIFPTQMILRADWLDGEMWLINPINGDPLDAHTLDIWLRGNLGEGVQLAEEDLEEADNNTVVRKLLDTLKGALMDEKQMELALRASEAMLEFDPADPYEIRDRGLIYVELECDHVALNDLNYFVEQCPEDPVSEMIKVQIHSIEQKSVTLH
- the prmC gene encoding peptide chain release factor N(5)-glutamine methyltransferase, encoding MTWQQWLTQAAARLRESLSPSAKRDAEILLAQVTGATRTRLLVFGETPLMDAQCVTLETLLARRERGEPVAYLIGEREFWSLRLRVSPNTLIPRPDTECLVQRALALLPPARAEVLDLGTGSGAIALALASDRPAWRITGVDRSPGAVALARDNAARLGLTNVQFHESDWFKALHAQRYSLIVSNPPYIEADDPHLAQGDVRFEPRSALVAGEDGLKDLAAICSEAGPHLLPGGWLLLEHGWRQGPAVRALLAEAGFGQTATLRDYGDNERVSQGQRLPEGK
- the prfA gene encoding peptide chain release factor 1, whose amino-acid sequence is MKPTIVAKLEALQERREEVEVLLGDPGVIADQARFRVLSKEYAQLSDVTNCFQRWRQVQEDIHTAEHLQQDPEMRDMAQEELLASRANRERLEQQLQVLLLPKDPDDERGCFLEVRAGTGGDEAALFAGDLFRMYSRFAETRRWKVEIVSASDGEHGGFKEVIAKVSHEGAYGLLKFESGGHRVQRVPETESQGRIHTSACTVAVMPEIPEAELPEINAGDLRIDTFRSSGAGGQHVNTTDSAIRITHLPTGLVVECQDERSQHKNKAKALAVLGARLRAAEVQRRQQEESSTRRNLLGSGDRSDRIRTYNFPQGRVTDHRIGLTLYRLEEVIEGKLDMLLQPIMQEYQADQLAALSETP
- the kdsA gene encoding 3-deoxy-8-phosphooctulonate synthase, with amino-acid sequence MKQLVVNIGDIQVANDLPFVLFGGMNVLESRDLAMRICEHYVTVTEKLGIPYVFKASFDKTNRSSIHSYRGPGLEEGMKIFAELKAQFDVKVITDVHEVGQAQSVADVVDVIQLPAFLARQTDLVEAMARTGAVINVKKPQFISPGQVGNIVDKFREAGNHQVILCDRGSNFGYDNLVVDMLGFNVMKQVSGGCPVIFDVTHALQTRDPFGVASGGRRAQVSELARAGMAVGIAGLFIEAHPDPANAKCDGPSALPLAKLEPFLRQMKAIDELVKSFPELDTGH